The segment GGTTTTCAGTCAGGGTGTGACCGAAAACCTGTTTTCAGTCAATGCATGTTGGTATAAATAGGCTGTCAGGTTGTCTTTTGTCAGTAGTTGTTCACTGTGGTTTTCGGTCCATTGAGTTGTATCAGACGGTTTATAGTTTTAATCGTATGCAACCTCAATTTCAATCATTCTTCTACTCATCTTCTTCTTTATTTCATTTGCGTAATTGATCATTGGTGAAGATCCTTCCATCAAGGACCTTACAATTCGTATCAGACCAAAATGCTATGATGTGGTATTGTCGACTTGGCCATGCAAATGCAAAGAATCTGAACCGTCTTGCCAAAAACGAAATGGTATGTGGTCTACCCGTCAGTGACTTCATCACTTTtgaaaatgtgtgtcatgtgctcaaggaaaacatcatcgAAAGCCACATCTAGCAAAGCAGGTCAACTCCATCAGTCAGGTGCTCCAATTGTTgcacatggacttgtttggtcCGGTCAACGTCCTTAGCATCAACCGAAATTCATACTGTCTTGTTGTGATAGATGACTTCTCTCGCTTCACGTGCgtcttctttctatccaacaaatcTGGGATCACTGATCTTATCAAGAAGTTCATTATAATGATCGAGAACCAAACCAACCATCGAGTGAAAGCGCTACGCACAGATAATGGAACAGAATTCAAGAATGCTGTTCTAGATCATTTTTGCACTGAAAAGGGTATTGTGCGTCAGTTTAGTTCTGTTCGGACACCACaataaaatggtgttgctgagaggagGAATCGAACGTTACAAGATGCAGCAAGGACGATGCTATGTGATTCTAAACTTCTAGTTTTCTTTTGGGTAGAGGCGATCAACACTGCTAGCTACGTTCAAAACTGTGTCCTGATCAACAAAGCCCAGATGAAAACTCTGTATGAGATTCTATATGgacacaagccatctgtcagCCATTTTAGAGTATTTggttgcccttgcacccttcttcacttggagtccaacccaaaattcaatacaatAGTTGATGACTGTTGTTTCGTCAGATATGCTGCTCGTACTGCTTATATGGTATACATTAAGAAGACGAAGCAAATTGTGGAATCGTTTGATGTACACTGGCTGGAAGAGAATGAAATGGACGCTAGGGTGGGTCCTGATTGGCTGTTTGACTACACATCACTATTCAAATCTTTTAGTGTGTCGTCTGAAAACCAAGCTGGGTCTACCTCTGGCTCGAAGAATATCATTGAAGACGATGATGAAGAGGTTGTTTACAGACTGCCATTGGTTTCTGCTACTGATCCCCCGGTGGAGTCATCTGTTCCAATCGCTTCTCCAGAGTCCTCAACAAAATAATCTGATCCAGATGCTGATGCTACTCCTCTAACTCcagttgaaagagagttcatgaaccaAGATGTTTCCGCTGTCACTCAAAATCTGATGAAACTTCTCTTTCCCGAACAAATCGCTGATGAGTTTCTAGCAAATCCAACAAACGAAACTGTTTCATCTACCGTGGATTCTTCAGCAAATGAAAGAG is part of the Lactuca sativa cultivar Salinas chromosome 7, Lsat_Salinas_v11, whole genome shotgun sequence genome and harbors:
- the LOC111904320 gene encoding uncharacterized protein LOC111904320, whose translation is MDLFGPVNVLSINRNSYCLVVIDDFSRFTCVFFLSNKSGITDLIKKFIIMIENQTNHRVKALRTDNGTEFKNAVLDHFCTEKEAINTASYVQNCVLINKAQMKTLYAARTAYMVYIKKTKQIVESFDVHWLEENEMDARVGPDWLFDYTSLFKSFSVSSENQAGSTSGSKNIIEDDDEEVVYRLPLVSATDPPVESSVPIASPESSTK